The bacterium genome segment ACCGGCCGCCTCCTCCTTGACAGACCCGGCCGCGCTAAGGTACATCCGAGACCGTGACGAGCAGGTCCCCGGCGTTGCCGAAAGAGAGCAGCGTCGCCCGCGCGCGCCGGGCGCGGCAGATCGCCGCGAGGCTGGCGAAGCGTTATCCCCGCGTCGAGATCCCGCTCCGCCACCGCAACCGGCTCGAACTGCTGATTGCGACGATTCTTTCCGCGCAGAGCACCGACGCGATGGTGAACCGCGTCACCCCGGCGCTCTTCGCGCGCTGGCGCACCGCCGCCGAGTACGCGGGCGCCCCGCCGAGCGAACTGGAAACGATGATCCACAGCACCGGGTTTTTTCACGCCAAGGCGCGCGCGATCCGGGGAATGGCGCGCGCGCTGCTCGAGCGCCACGGCGGCGAGGTGCCGGGGACGATGGAAGAGCTGGTGGCGCTGCCCGGCGTCGGCCGCAAGACGGCCAACGTCGTGCTCGGCGCGTCGGGCGTGCCCGGCATCGTCGTGGACACCCACGTCCTGCGGCTGTCCCGCCGGCTCGCGCTGACTGCGAACCATGATCCGGACAAGATTGAACAGGACGTCGGCGCCCTGCTGCCGCCGGAGGAATGGAGCGACTTCTCGCTGCGGCTGATCTACTTCGGCCGTGAGCTCTGCACCGCGGTCCGGCCGCGGTGCCCGGAGTGCCCTCTGCGCGACCTGTGTCCGTCCGCGCGCTACCTCGGGTCGCCGCCTTGGATGACGCGACGGCCAAGGGCCGTCGCTACCGCGGTCAACAGGAAGACGCGACGGCCGAGGGCCGCCGCCGCTGTCAACAGGAAGACGCGGGGGCCCGCGGGACCCTCGCGCGCGCGGGCCACTGCGACACCTCGGAGGACGGGACGATGAGCGGATTGCTCGCGGACAAGACGGCGATCGTGATGGGCGTCGCGAACCGGTGGAGCATCGCCTGGGCGATCGCGCGGGCATTTGCCCGCGAGAACGCGCGGCTCGTCTTCACGTTCCAGGGTGAGCGGCAGGAGAAAGACGTCCGCGAGCTGGCCGGGACGCTCGAGGGGGCCCGCGTACTGCCGTGCGACGTGACGCGGGACGACTCCCTCACGGCGCTGGCGCAGACGCTCGCCGCGGACGGGGTCGGCCTCGACGCCGTCGTGCACTCCATCGCCTTCGCCAACCGCGAGGACCTCGGCGGCGCGTTCGTGGACACCTCGCGCGCGGGCTTCGGCCTCGCGCTCGACGTGAGCGCGTACTCGTTCGTCGCGGTGGCGCACCACCTGCTGCCGGTGCTGCGGGCGGGGGCGAGTTTGATGACCCTCACCTACATCGGTTCGACGCGCGTGATGCCGAACTACAACGTCATGGGCGTCGCCAAGGCGGCGCTCGAGGCGAACGTGCGCTACCTCGCGTCCGACCTCGGTCCGCGCGGCTTCCGGGTGAACGCGATCTCCGCGGGGCCGATCAAGACCGCGTCGGCCCGCGCGATCCAGGGCTTCAGCCGGATCCTCGACGTGATGAAAGAACGCGCCCCGCTTCGCCGCAACACCGAGCCCGAGGAGGTCGCCGACGCCGCGGTGTTTCTGGCGAGTCCGCTGGCGCGCGGCATCACGGGCGAGGTGTTGTTCGTCGACAACGGCTACCACGCCACCGGGCTATAGCGGATAGGACGCGCACATCCGCGCGAGCGGACAGGCGCGGCAGCGCGGGCGCCTCGCCGTGCACACGGTGGCCCCGAGGTCCATCAACGCCTGGTTGAAGTCGTACGTCCGGCCGCGCGGGAGCAGCCGTTCGGCCAGCTCCCACAGCGCGCGGTCGCGCACCTGAGGGCCCTCGCCGACCCAGACGCGCCGCAGCACGCGGCGCACGTTCGTATCGAGGATCGCCGCGTCCTCGCCGAAGGCGAAACTGAGAACCGCGCCCGCGGTGTATGCGCCGATGCCCTTCAGGGCCAGCAGGCCGTCGCGGCTGCGCGGCAGCCGGCCGCCGTGCCGCCTGACGGCCGTGCGGGCGATCGACCGGAGCCGCAGCGGACGGACGTTGTAGCCGAGCGGATACCATGCCTCGCGGACTTCGCCCGCCGACGCCGCGGCCAGCGCGCCGAGCGACGGATAGCGGCGCAGCCACTCGCGGTATTTCGGAATCACACGGGCGACCTGGGTCTGCTGCAGCATCACCTCGGAGACCAGCACGCGATAGGGATCGCGGGTGCGGCGCCACGGTAGATCGCGTCCGTGGCGCCGGTACCAGGCGAGGAGCCGCCGCCGGAACGCGCGGCGGGCCGGGGCCGCGGCGGCGATGGGAAGCGCGCCCGCGGCGGCGCGAACGGAGGCGGCCGTCACGGGCGCGCGGTCACGCGCGCGAAATACACCGAGGCGCCGGCCGTGCTGGTGTGCGTCCACATGACGTCGAGCGCGCCGGCGTCGGACAGCACGCCGGGGAACGCGTTGCCGCCGTCGGCGGTGAGCCGCAGCACCGGCCCCCAGCCGTTCTTGAACCGCCGCGCGTAGATCTGCCCGTCGTGGGCGTCCCACGCGGTCCAGATCGTTCCGGTCGCGTCGGTCGCGACCGAGGGGTGGTACGCCGGCGTGGCGCCCGCCGACAGCGCGGCGGGCGGCCCCCAGGTCCCGCCCGTCCGGCGCGCATAGTCGATGATCGAGCCGCGGGCGTCGTGCTCCTCCCAGACGAGCGAGAGGCGGCCTTGTCCGTCGGCCGCGACGTCCGGATTGAACTGGTCATTCGACGTGCGCGAGACGCCCTCGGGCGCCGCCCACCCGGCCTGGTACTGCGCATACCGGACCGCGTAACCGCGGCCGTTGTACTGATACCACACCGCGTGCAGGCGCCCCGTGAAATCGGAGGCGAGCGCGGGGTTGATGGAGTCGGGCGGTCCGCTCGAGATGAGCGACGGGCGGGACCAGGCACGGCCGTCGTATCCGGTGTAGAGAATCTCGTAGATCGAGCCGTGCTTGGTCGGAACCGGCGGCGGGCCTTCGCGAATGCCGTACCAGACGACGTGGGGACGGCCCGCGCGGTCGAGCGCCACCGCGGGATAGCCGGCGTAGCTGCCTCCGGGCGAAATGCGGCGCTGCGACGCCGTCCACGCGCCGGCCACGCCGCCCCGCGCGGGCCGGGCCCACTCGCGATAGTAGACTTTGCCCACGCCGTCGTCGTACCGCGTCCAGACGACGTGCACGCGTCCGGACGAATCCGCGGCGAGCGCGGCGAGACGCGAGGCGACCGGCCCCTCGCTGGCCTGTCCGAGCGGCGACCAGTGCGCGCCGCCGTCGCGCGACGCGACGAGCAGGATCTGAGGCACGTCCGCCGCGCCGCCGGCGTACGCGGCCACGAGGGCGGCGGGGGTGCGCAGCATCTTGACCTCGTTATTGGAGGCCGTCGCATCGCTCGTCGCTCCGCGCGCGACCAGCACGGGCGGGCGGATGACGAACGACGGCGCCGCGCCGGCGGGCGCCGGACTGTGGGCCGCAAGCGTCATGAGGACCGGCAGGAGCGAAGCGAGAACGGCGGCGATCGCGGCGGACAAACGCACGGCACAGAGGATTGGCGTCTGCCGCGGCCCTTCCCTTCGCGCGAGCGAGGTGATCGGACGGCGCCGGTCAAATACCATGCTGATGAGGGAAGCTGGACAGGGACGCAGCGTCGTGCTGGCGCAGCGGGGCATGGTGGTCACCGACCACCCTCTCGCGTCGGCCGCCGGACTTCACGTCCTCGAGCAGGACGGCAACGCCGCCGACGCGGCGGTGTGCGTGTCCGGCATGCTCGGCGTCGTGTGCCCGATGATGAACGGGATCGGCGGCGACACGTTCGTCACGTATTATGACGCCGCATCCCGGGGGGTCACGACGCTGCTCGGCAGCGGCGCCGCGCCCAACGCGGCGACGCCGGCGTGGTTCGCGGCGCACGGGCACACCATGATGCCGCTGCGGGGCATGCTCTCCCCGTCGGTCCCGGGCGCCGTCGACGCGATGGCGGCCGCGCTCGCACGGTGGGGCAGCGGACGCTTCACCCTCGACCGCCTCCTCGCGCCGGCGATCCACTACGCGCAGTCGGGCTTTCCGGTGAGCGAGCGGCTGGCGTCGTGGTTCGCCGAGTCCGAAGAGCTGCTGCGGCGGTATCCTTCGTCGGCGCGCGTCTACCTGCCGCAGGGCCGGCCGCCGGCGGTGGGCGAGGTACTCGTCCAGCGCGACCTCGCGCGGTCGCTCGAGACGATCGCCGCGGAAGGCCCGCGCGCGCTGTACGAAGGCCCGCTCGCGGACCGCATCGCGGCCTACATGCGGGAGCACGGCGGCCTCGTGACCCACGCGGATCTCGCCGCGCACAGGTCGGAAATCGCCGAGCCCGTCGCGGTTCCGTACCGCGACCTCGTCGTGCACACGACTCCCCCGCCGTCTCAGGGCTTCGTGCTGCTCGAGATGCTCAACATTCTCGCCGGGGACGATCTCGGCGCGCTGCCGTGGGGCTCCGCCGAGGCCGTGCATCTCGCGGTCGAAGCGAAGAAGCTGGCCTTCGCGGACCGCCTCGCCTACGTTGGAGATCCGCGCTTCGTCGCCAATCCGCTCGACCGGCTGCTCGATCCGGCCTACGCGAAAGCGCGGCGCGCCGCGCTCAATCCGGGACGCGCCGTCGAAGCCGCCTCACCCGGCGCGCTTCCCGAGGCGGCCGGGGATACGACGGCGTTCGCGGTCGCGGACCGGCACGGCAACGTGGCTTCTTGGATCACGAGCATCTCGTCGAACTTCGGCTGCGGCGAGGTGGTGGAGGGCACGGGCATTCTATTGAACAACCGGGCCGGGCGGGGCTTCAGCCTGGTGCCGGACCACCCCAACCTGATCGCCCCGGGGAAACGCACGATGCACACGCTCATGGCATTCGTAGCGACGCGCGGAGGACGTCCGGTGCTGGCCTGGGCGACGCGCGGCGGGGACGCGCAGGCGCAGTGGGATTTGCAGGTGCTGATGAACATCACGGCCCACGGCCTGAAGGTTCAGGACGCGGTGGAGCGCCCGCGCTGGTTCAGCTTCCCGGCGACCGACCCGCAGACGGTCGACGCGCCCTACGAGCTGCGGATGGAGGGCGGCTTCCCCGCCGAGACTTACGAGGAGCTTCGGCGCCGGGGCCACCGCGTGCTCACGCCGCGGGCGGGCGTCGGCGGCGTACAGGCGATCCAGGTAGACGCGGAGCGCGGCGTGTACGCCGGCGGATCGGACCCCCGCGCCGACGGCTGCGCGATCGGCTACTAACACTACGGAGGCGGCCATGGCTGACGTCAGGCACGAACGCACCCTGATTCTCATCAAGCCGGACGGGGTGCAGCGCGCGCTGACCGGAGAGATACTGGCGCGGCTGGAGCGCGCGGGACTCAAGATCGTCGGGCTTCGGATGCTGCAGGCCGAGCGGGCGACGCTCGAGCGCCACTACCCGTCCGACGAGGAGTGGGTGCGGACGATCGGCGGCAAGACCAAGGAAGCCTTCGAGACCTACGGGTGGGACGTGCGCGCGCGCATGGGAACGGACGACGCGCTGGAGATCGGGCGGCGCGTCCGCGGATGGCTGATCGACTTCATGCTGACGACGCCGATCATCGCGGCCGTGTTCGAGGGCGTTCACGCGGTCAGCGTCACGCGGAAGCTCGTCGGCGCGACCCTTCCCGTCTTCGCGGCCCCCGGCACCATCCGCGGCGACTTCGCAACGGACGCGCCGACCGTCGCCAACGAAGCCCAGCGGCCCGTCCGTAACCTGATTCACGCCTCCGGCACCGTCGAGGAAGCCGCGCACGAAGTCGGCCTGTGGTTCGGACGGGGCGAGACCTTCGCCTACCCACGCGCCGACGAGGCCGCGATGTTCGGCCCCAACTCCCCTGGCGGGGACTAGCCTGCGATAGGCGCGGCGCCCTATTTCGTCTGCGCCGCCGCGAGCGCCGTCGCGACCGCGAGGCGCGTCGAGGCCTCGAGCAGCGCGGGCGATACCCGGTCCACCGTGTCGCGCGGCGTGTCGTAGTACTGATCGTCCGGCCGGAACAGGAACACGACCGGCACCCCGGCCTTCTCGAAATTGACGTGGTCGCTGCCGCCCTCGGCGCCGCGCACATCGACGCGGATACCCAGGTCCGCGGCAAGGCGCGCGGCGGTGCGCACAAGCGTGTCGTCGCCCCGGCCGGCGACGATCAGCCGCTCCCCGACGCCCTCCATGTCGAGATTGATCATGCCGATGATCCGGCCGCGCTCGAGGTGCTTGACGTACTCCGCGGATCCGTAGAGGCCGTCTTCCTCGGCGCCGAAGAACACGAACCGGACCGTGACGCCCAGCGGCACGTCCTTCAGCACCTCGGCGGTTTCGAGCGCCGTCGCGACCCCCGAGGTGTTGTCGTTGGCGCCCGGCGCGCCGGCCACGGTGTCGCGGTGCGCGCCCACGATGAGGATCTTGCCGGCGTCGCCTCCCGCGGCCGTGCCGGCCGGGGGCGCCTTGGTCCCGACGATGTTCCAGGTCGTGCGGCGCTCGTTGACCGTCTGGACGTCGAGGTGCGCGACGGTGCGGCCGCTCCGCACGCGGTCGAGAAGCTTCTGCCCCTCGGTTCCCGACAGCGACACAACCGGGATCCGGGCCGCCTGCCCCAGCGTGCCGGCGAAGTCGTTGGGCTGCGAATTGTAGACGATGAGGGCCGCGGCACCGGCGTCGGCGGCGTTCTCCGCCTTCTGCCGGAACATCAACTCTCCGCGCCGCACGAGGGCGATCTTGCCGCGCATCGCCGCGCCGGCGGGGGTCTGCCCGCCGAAATCGCCTGGACGCCCGAGCCCCGCGTCCGCCACTTCCGCGGTCAGTCCGCCGTCGGCGGTGGACGGCGAGTATTCCATCGCGCGCGGGTGCAGCGCCGGGCCGTCGGGGACGGTGAGCGCGATCCGGCGCACGCCGAAGTACGGGAACGTGAACGGCTGCCACTCGACGGCATAGCCGTCGCGCGTGAGCTGTGATGCGATGTACTCGCCCGATGAACGATCTTGGACAGAGCCGGCCGGATGCGGTCCGATCTTCTGGGAGAGCGCGAGCACGTGCTGGTAGGCGCGCTCGCCGGACACGCGGGCGACGGGCGTCTGCTGGGCGGCCGCCTGGGCCCGCGGCACGAACCAAAGCTGCGCCGCCTGTTCAAGCGCCGTACCCGGCGCTGCGGCTGTGAGCGCGGCGGCGACCGGCACGATGGCGGCAATTCCGGCCGCGCGCGAGATCTGCTTCATTCGCATTCCACCCACCTCGTCTGTGCGCTGCGTCGGGGGAGGCCGGCATCAGCCGGCCGTCGAACGACCTCAGTCT includes the following:
- the nth gene encoding endonuclease III, which produces MTSRSPALPKESSVARARRARQIAARLAKRYPRVEIPLRHRNRLELLIATILSAQSTDAMVNRVTPALFARWRTAAEYAGAPPSELETMIHSTGFFHAKARAIRGMARALLERHGGEVPGTMEELVALPGVGRKTANVVLGASGVPGIVVDTHVLRLSRRLALTANHDPDKIEQDVGALLPPEEWSDFSLRLIYFGRELCTAVRPRCPECPLRDLCPSARYLGSPPWMTRRPRAVATAVNRKTRRPRAAAAVNRKTRGPAGPSRARATATPRRTGR
- a CDS encoding enoyl-ACP reductase, whose protein sequence is MSGLLADKTAIVMGVANRWSIAWAIARAFARENARLVFTFQGERQEKDVRELAGTLEGARVLPCDVTRDDSLTALAQTLAADGVGLDAVVHSIAFANREDLGGAFVDTSRAGFGLALDVSAYSFVAVAHHLLPVLRAGASLMTLTYIGSTRVMPNYNVMGVAKAALEANVRYLASDLGPRGFRVNAISAGPIKTASARAIQGFSRILDVMKERAPLRRNTEPEEVADAAVFLASPLARGITGEVLFVDNGYHATGL
- a CDS encoding A/G-specific adenine glycosylase, whose translation is MTAASVRAAAGALPIAAAAPARRAFRRRLLAWYRRHGRDLPWRRTRDPYRVLVSEVMLQQTQVARVIPKYREWLRRYPSLGALAAASAGEVREAWYPLGYNVRPLRLRSIARTAVRRHGGRLPRSRDGLLALKGIGAYTAGAVLSFAFGEDAAILDTNVRRVLRRVWVGEGPQVRDRALWELAERLLPRGRTYDFNQALMDLGATVCTARRPRCRACPLARMCASYPL
- the ggt gene encoding gamma-glutamyltransferase codes for the protein MLAQRGMVVTDHPLASAAGLHVLEQDGNAADAAVCVSGMLGVVCPMMNGIGGDTFVTYYDAASRGVTTLLGSGAAPNAATPAWFAAHGHTMMPLRGMLSPSVPGAVDAMAAALARWGSGRFTLDRLLAPAIHYAQSGFPVSERLASWFAESEELLRRYPSSARVYLPQGRPPAVGEVLVQRDLARSLETIAAEGPRALYEGPLADRIAAYMREHGGLVTHADLAAHRSEIAEPVAVPYRDLVVHTTPPPSQGFVLLEMLNILAGDDLGALPWGSAEAVHLAVEAKKLAFADRLAYVGDPRFVANPLDRLLDPAYAKARRAALNPGRAVEAASPGALPEAAGDTTAFAVADRHGNVASWITSISSNFGCGEVVEGTGILLNNRAGRGFSLVPDHPNLIAPGKRTMHTLMAFVATRGGRPVLAWATRGGDAQAQWDLQVLMNITAHGLKVQDAVERPRWFSFPATDPQTVDAPYELRMEGGFPAETYEELRRRGHRVLTPRAGVGGVQAIQVDAERGVYAGGSDPRADGCAIGY
- a CDS encoding nucleoside-diphosphate kinase, which gives rise to MADVRHERTLILIKPDGVQRALTGEILARLERAGLKIVGLRMLQAERATLERHYPSDEEWVRTIGGKTKEAFETYGWDVRARMGTDDALEIGRRVRGWLIDFMLTTPIIAAVFEGVHAVSVTRKLVGATLPVFAAPGTIRGDFATDAPTVANEAQRPVRNLIHASGTVEEAAHEVGLWFGRGETFAYPRADEAAMFGPNSPGGD
- a CDS encoding M20/M25/M40 family metallo-hydrolase, which translates into the protein MKQISRAAGIAAIVPVAAALTAAAPGTALEQAAQLWFVPRAQAAAQQTPVARVSGERAYQHVLALSQKIGPHPAGSVQDRSSGEYIASQLTRDGYAVEWQPFTFPYFGVRRIALTVPDGPALHPRAMEYSPSTADGGLTAEVADAGLGRPGDFGGQTPAGAAMRGKIALVRRGELMFRQKAENAADAGAAALIVYNSQPNDFAGTLGQAARIPVVSLSGTEGQKLLDRVRSGRTVAHLDVQTVNERRTTWNIVGTKAPPAGTAAGGDAGKILIVGAHRDTVAGAPGANDNTSGVATALETAEVLKDVPLGVTVRFVFFGAEEDGLYGSAEYVKHLERGRIIGMINLDMEGVGERLIVAGRGDDTLVRTAARLAADLGIRVDVRGAEGGSDHVNFEKAGVPVVFLFRPDDQYYDTPRDTVDRVSPALLEASTRLAVATALAAAQTK